The following are encoded together in the Arcticibacterium luteifluviistationis genome:
- a CDS encoding UpxY family transcription antiterminator codes for MNWYVLYTKPRNEKIVAESLQNIGLETYCPVLKTERKWSDRKKMVEEPLFRSYVFVRLEEHLRNKVFAVPGVVRYLFWLEKPAIVKDKEITTIKNMLSDFEHSDILTEQFEAKDRIKLKSGPLMDIEGRVKYQNGHKIEVLLPSLQLKLVVDTRRTKVSKLGKGS; via the coding sequence ATGAACTGGTACGTACTATACACTAAACCAAGAAACGAAAAGATAGTAGCCGAAAGTCTTCAAAATATTGGATTAGAAACGTACTGCCCAGTTCTAAAAACAGAAAGAAAATGGTCTGACAGGAAGAAAATGGTAGAAGAACCACTTTTTAGGTCTTACGTTTTTGTAAGACTAGAGGAACATTTACGGAATAAGGTTTTTGCGGTACCTGGTGTGGTACGCTACCTTTTTTGGCTAGAAAAGCCTGCTATTGTAAAAGATAAAGAGATAACCACCATTAAAAACATGCTTAGTGACTTTGAGCATTCCGACATTCTCACGGAGCAATTTGAGGCTAAGGACAGAATAAAACTTAAATCTGGTCCGCTAATGGATATAGAAGGACGTGTAAAATATCAAAACGGGCACAAAATTGAGGTGCTATTACCTAGCCTTCAACTTAAACTGGTAGTAGATACCCGTAGAACCAAGGTCAGTAAACTAGGCAAAGGTTCTTAA
- a CDS encoding protein-glutamine glutaminase family protein: MFYTDQGQHLISPEDYSLLLSCAPLIPYLEPITFELRAKITEMVSSENIEYRYINGSCEDRAHYICLLLRKEGIFTGKIWNFAPARFSLLSDELFNISDPFGISEATNWGYHVAPYFTSYDEAGNIETLVIDQSFEAKGFLKKEAWLGKMNCPKSLYLLTEIDNYLFNSFDGFVEENTNNRLGQYYPPTYLPSTITGNFWNLNVGDDYVQRGLAINDLALRIHEGKDGFQTEEWVFLKQLLGNFDWLVNYTFLPKPQELSDQTNDALMQYYNERYSHWSNRLWELFN, from the coding sequence ATGTTTTATACAGACCAAGGTCAACATTTAATTAGTCCAGAAGATTATAGTTTACTATTGTCTTGTGCTCCGCTTATTCCGTATTTGGAGCCTATCACCTTTGAGCTAAGAGCTAAGATTACAGAAATGGTTAGCTCTGAAAACATAGAGTACAGGTATATTAATGGTTCTTGTGAAGATAGAGCCCACTACATTTGTTTGTTACTTCGGAAGGAAGGCATTTTTACTGGTAAAATATGGAATTTTGCTCCAGCCAGATTCTCATTATTGTCTGATGAATTATTTAATATTTCAGACCCTTTTGGTATTTCAGAAGCCACCAATTGGGGTTATCACGTAGCTCCATATTTCACATCTTATGATGAGGCTGGAAATATAGAAACGTTGGTTATAGACCAATCTTTTGAGGCGAAAGGTTTTCTAAAGAAAGAAGCTTGGTTGGGGAAGATGAATTGTCCTAAGTCATTATATCTCCTAACTGAAATAGATAATTACCTGTTTAATTCCTTTGATGGTTTTGTAGAAGAAAATACCAATAATAGACTTGGGCAGTATTATCCGCCAACCTATTTGCCATCAACTATTACTGGGAATTTTTGGAATTTAAATGTAGGAGATGATTACGTTCAGAGAGGGCTTGCTATTAATGATCTTGCCTTAAGAATTCATGAAGGGAAAGATGGATTTCAAACAGAAGAATGGGTTTTCTTAAAACAGTTGTTAGGTAATTTTGACTGGTTGGTAAACTATACTTTTCTGCCAAAGCCACAAGAGTTATCAGACCAAACTAATGATGCTCTAATGCAGTATTATAATGAGAGATATAGCCATTGGAGTAATAGGCTTTGGGAATTATTCAATTAA
- a CDS encoding GNAT family N-acetyltransferase, which yields MKTKISEIAASQTWPLRHEVMWPNMPFDYIKVAGDENALHYGLWQGEELVTVVSLFIEGKDAQFRKLATRVSEQGKGLGTSILNHVLTEAKSKGIKRLWCNARVDKTKFYEKFGLVKTEQTFTKGGIDFVILERYF from the coding sequence TTGAAAACGAAAATTTCAGAAATAGCGGCATCACAAACATGGCCATTGAGGCATGAAGTAATGTGGCCAAATATGCCATTTGATTATATCAAAGTAGCTGGAGACGAAAACGCACTTCACTATGGATTATGGCAAGGAGAGGAACTAGTTACCGTAGTTTCTTTATTTATAGAAGGTAAGGATGCACAGTTTAGAAAACTAGCCACCAGAGTGTCTGAGCAAGGAAAAGGCTTAGGTACAAGTATCTTAAATCATGTTTTGACCGAAGCAAAAAGTAAAGGAATTAAGAGACTTTGGTGTAATGCCAGAGTAGATAAAACGAAATTTTATGAGAAGTTTGGTTTAGTCAAAACTGAACAAACCTTTACAAAAGGCGGAATTGATTTTGTGATTTTGGAAAGGTATTTTTAG
- a CDS encoding PSD1 and planctomycete cytochrome C domain-containing protein: MLNFILLFLKESAQSSEPFWLFSFLGRLHPMLVHFPISLLILAALFELLSLRNFNSKLRPSINLILTLGAASAIFSAAFGLLLAQNESLDGDVLFLHQWAGITTSVLAIVLLILLHQIQRKSQLKFILPYRVVLLLSVIGVSIAGHFGASMTHGETYLTEVLPGQNANYSSSDGNYDLIAFQADTLSEANQLKLTNEVRAIFAHNCYKCHGSAKQKGELRLDEKAFVFEGGESGKVIIPGNAKKSDLYQRITLPKGHDDVMPSKGKTLTGKEIALIELWINKGAIWPDGALQSSIFRVAELAPRNPALPVKSENLSNPIDLWVNEYFTKNEIPWAQPVDDRTYLRRIYLDIIGLIPSNVDLTSFMADTRPNKREIWVQKLLESNDSYAQHWLTFWNDALRNDYTGTGYITGGRYNLTDWLYKSLRQNKPYNAFVKELLNPDDASKGFIAGIQWRGTVNASQRTEMQAAQNVGQVLLGLNLKCASCHDSFVSDWKLEDAYAFANIFSEKPLEMNRCEIPMGKFAPTRLLWPSLGEIDGTANRAEKLKQLSEKMVQPANGRLYRTIVNRVWKQMLGRGVVEPVDEMDNEPWSQDLLDWLAVDFVNKGYDVKKLIYLISTSKVYQMPSQSFENSGLLVDDAYKFKGTTRKRMTAEQFSDAVSQLFAPVFKVDQVKYEPFELVAYLPAEKKARASLVQNNPFLTALGRPNREVVSTSRDSQGNLLQALEMTNGELLNQTLKEGAKNWKERYPDSNTLISEMFNQALARNPSQKELAIAKESLGTKPSIESIQDFMWSVVLLPEFQIVY; encoded by the coding sequence TCCTTTCTTGGCAGGCTACATCCTATGCTAGTCCACTTTCCTATTAGCTTATTAATATTAGCCGCTCTTTTTGAACTATTAAGCTTAAGAAATTTCAATTCAAAACTAAGACCTAGCATAAACCTAATTCTTACTTTGGGTGCCGCAAGTGCGATTTTTTCAGCAGCTTTTGGCTTATTATTAGCACAAAATGAAAGTCTTGACGGCGATGTACTATTTCTGCATCAATGGGCAGGAATTACAACCAGTGTTTTAGCAATAGTCCTGCTGATTTTACTTCATCAGATTCAAAGAAAAAGTCAACTCAAGTTCATTTTACCATACCGCGTAGTTTTGCTACTAAGCGTTATTGGTGTTTCTATAGCTGGACATTTTGGTGCCAGTATGACGCATGGTGAAACTTATTTGACGGAAGTATTACCAGGTCAAAATGCTAATTATTCAAGTTCCGATGGTAATTACGATCTGATTGCTTTTCAAGCCGATACTTTGAGCGAAGCGAATCAATTAAAGCTTACAAATGAGGTAAGAGCCATATTTGCTCATAACTGTTATAAGTGTCATGGCTCTGCTAAACAAAAAGGAGAACTACGCTTAGACGAAAAAGCATTTGTTTTTGAAGGTGGTGAGTCTGGTAAAGTGATTATTCCAGGAAACGCAAAAAAGAGCGATTTATATCAACGAATCACATTACCAAAAGGGCATGATGATGTAATGCCATCAAAAGGCAAAACTTTGACCGGAAAAGAAATTGCTTTAATAGAGCTTTGGATAAACAAAGGAGCTATTTGGCCAGATGGTGCTTTACAGTCTTCTATATTCCGAGTAGCAGAATTAGCTCCTAGAAATCCAGCATTACCGGTCAAATCAGAAAATCTAAGCAATCCTATAGACTTATGGGTGAATGAATATTTCACGAAGAACGAAATCCCATGGGCTCAGCCAGTAGATGACAGAACTTATTTAAGACGCATATATTTAGATATTATCGGGCTTATTCCTTCCAATGTAGACCTGACCAGTTTCATGGCAGATACTCGTCCAAATAAAAGAGAAATTTGGGTTCAAAAACTCCTTGAAAGCAATGATAGCTACGCTCAACATTGGCTCACCTTTTGGAACGACGCCCTCCGAAACGACTATACGGGTACGGGGTACATTACCGGCGGTAGATATAATCTTACCGACTGGCTTTATAAATCATTGCGACAAAACAAACCATACAATGCCTTTGTCAAAGAATTACTTAATCCAGATGATGCCTCAAAAGGTTTTATAGCCGGAATTCAGTGGCGTGGCACAGTCAATGCAAGTCAAAGAACAGAAATGCAAGCTGCTCAAAATGTAGGCCAAGTACTTCTTGGTCTTAACCTGAAATGTGCCTCTTGCCATGATAGTTTCGTGAGCGACTGGAAACTAGAAGATGCTTATGCTTTTGCCAATATATTCTCAGAAAAGCCGCTAGAAATGAATAGATGCGAGATACCAATGGGCAAATTTGCTCCAACACGGTTGCTTTGGCCTAGTTTAGGGGAGATTGACGGTACAGCAAATAGAGCAGAAAAGCTAAAGCAGCTTTCAGAAAAAATGGTGCAACCTGCTAATGGGAGGCTTTACAGAACTATTGTTAACAGGGTTTGGAAACAAATGCTCGGCAGAGGTGTAGTGGAACCTGTAGACGAAATGGATAATGAACCTTGGAGCCAAGATTTGTTGGATTGGTTAGCTGTAGATTTTGTAAATAAAGGTTATGATGTCAAAAAGCTCATTTACCTAATTTCTACTTCCAAAGTATATCAAATGCCTTCTCAGAGTTTCGAAAACTCCGGTTTACTGGTAGATGACGCTTATAAATTCAAAGGAACGACTCGAAAAAGAATGACTGCCGAACAGTTTTCAGATGCAGTAAGCCAACTATTTGCTCCAGTTTTTAAAGTGGACCAAGTAAAATATGAACCCTTTGAATTAGTAGCTTATCTACCAGCAGAAAAAAAAGCGAGAGCCTCTTTAGTTCAAAACAATCCTTTTTTAACTGCTCTTGGCAGGCCCAATAGAGAAGTGGTAAGTACAAGCAGAGATTCCCAAGGAAACCTGCTCCAAGCTTTAGAAATGACCAATGGAGAGTTGCTAAATCAAACGTTAAAAGAAGGAGCTAAAAACTGGAAAGAGAGATATCCAGACAGCAATACACTCATTTCTGAAATGTTTAATCAAGCTTTGGCAAGAAATCCGAGTCAAAAGGAATTAGCGATTGCGAAAGAGTCATTGGGAACTAAGCCCTCCATAGAGAGCATACAGGATTTTATGTGGTCGGTAGTTTTGCTACCAGAATTTCAAATAGTTTATTAA
- a CDS encoding DUF1501 domain-containing protein: protein MEKYWDRRGFLKQSAAAVATMGMASPISSLLSSCSTKNGLPATADSVILLFMAGGMAHTETFDPKKYTPFSKGMQSDAVLSTFKSLPTALDGIHFSEGLESIGGIIDKGTLLRSYVAADLGHILHTRHQYHFHTCYEPPQSVTVPHMGSWISKELGPLNKVIPSFINIGQRFEVGEGEELKAFHSAGFLGSEHGPFLIPDPTSGLDSVRPPVGMSTKRFESRNQLYNQLLNESAMGEFGSDYQKESLKRSMEQAYILLNSPEAKAFDINLEPKESYDTYNTGKFGLGCLMAKRLVEEGARFITVTSEYEPFMNWDTHDNGHTRMAEMKKRIDAPISQLIKDLEKSGKLDSTIVIVASEFSRDMLTEGRPDLKVKDQVKVPDIINDMKNYGMHRHFTDGCSMLLFGGGIKKGHVYGKTADERPCKSIEKPIRIDRIHQTLYHALGISPDTNYEIEQRPFYTTPDGKGLAELDLLAKG from the coding sequence ATGGAAAAGTACTGGGACAGACGAGGTTTTCTAAAGCAAAGTGCCGCTGCCGTGGCTACCATGGGTATGGCCTCCCCTATTTCTAGTTTATTATCTAGCTGCTCCACTAAAAATGGATTACCTGCCACAGCAGATTCCGTCATTTTACTTTTTATGGCAGGAGGAATGGCACATACGGAGACTTTTGACCCAAAAAAGTACACACCATTTAGTAAAGGCATGCAGTCTGATGCTGTTTTGAGTACTTTCAAGTCGCTTCCTACAGCTTTGGATGGCATCCATTTCTCTGAAGGATTAGAATCAATTGGAGGAATCATTGACAAAGGAACATTACTCAGGTCTTATGTAGCCGCGGATTTAGGGCACATTCTACATACCCGTCATCAATATCATTTTCATACTTGTTACGAACCTCCGCAGTCTGTCACCGTGCCGCACATGGGCTCATGGATTTCTAAAGAATTAGGTCCCCTAAATAAAGTTATTCCATCCTTCATAAACATAGGTCAGCGATTTGAAGTAGGCGAAGGCGAGGAATTAAAAGCATTTCATAGTGCAGGTTTTTTAGGTAGCGAACATGGCCCATTTCTTATCCCCGACCCTACTTCTGGTTTAGATAGTGTAAGACCTCCCGTGGGTATGTCTACCAAAAGGTTTGAAAGTAGAAATCAATTATATAATCAACTTTTAAACGAGTCTGCCATGGGTGAGTTTGGTAGCGACTACCAAAAAGAGTCCTTAAAAAGGTCAATGGAGCAGGCATATATTTTACTCAATTCGCCTGAAGCTAAAGCCTTTGATATCAACTTAGAACCTAAAGAAAGTTACGATACTTATAATACTGGAAAGTTTGGTTTGGGCTGCCTGATGGCCAAAAGGCTGGTAGAAGAAGGTGCTAGATTTATCACGGTAACTTCAGAATATGAGCCCTTTATGAACTGGGACACCCATGATAATGGGCATACTCGTATGGCAGAAATGAAGAAACGAATTGACGCTCCCATTTCTCAACTCATTAAGGACTTAGAAAAAAGCGGCAAATTAGATAGCACCATAGTCATAGTAGCAAGTGAGTTTAGTAGAGATATGCTAACAGAAGGTAGACCAGACCTGAAAGTGAAAGACCAAGTAAAAGTACCAGACATTATCAACGACATGAAAAACTACGGCATGCACCGTCACTTTACAGACGGCTGCTCGATGTTACTGTTTGGTGGTGGTATAAAGAAAGGGCATGTCTACGGAAAAACAGCAGATGAAAGACCTTGCAAATCCATTGAAAAACCTATAAGGATTGACCGAATTCATCAAACCCTATACCATGCTTTAGGTATTTCTCCAGACACTAATTACGAAATAGAACAAAGACCGTTTTACACCACACCAGATGGGAAAGGTTTGGCAGAATTAGATTTATTGGCCAAAGGCTAA